A section of the Ciceribacter thiooxidans genome encodes:
- a CDS encoding FAD binding domain-containing protein, giving the protein MYATNYHRASSVEEAGRLIASTEDGKYVAGGQTLVATMKQRLAQPSDLVDLRHIPSLKGIRVDGRNVTIGAGVTHAEVASSDLLRSVCPAICNLAGMIGDPHVRHLGTIGGSIANNDPAADYPAAMLGLGATIVTDRREIAADDFFRGLFETALENSEVITAVRFRAPEKACYTKFANPASRFAMTGVFVSKGEGGVRVAVTGAGSDGVFRHEGMEAALSANWAPDSVAGVPVDSNDLMADMHCSAEYRANLIRVMTKRAVAAC; this is encoded by the coding sequence ATGTACGCAACGAATTACCATCGCGCCTCCTCGGTCGAGGAAGCAGGCAGGCTTATCGCCTCAACGGAGGACGGCAAGTATGTGGCAGGTGGCCAGACGCTGGTCGCGACCATGAAGCAGAGGCTTGCGCAGCCGAGCGACCTCGTTGACCTTCGCCACATTCCGTCGCTGAAAGGCATCCGTGTCGATGGTCGCAATGTGACGATCGGCGCGGGCGTCACGCATGCGGAGGTCGCCTCGTCGGACCTCCTGCGGTCGGTCTGTCCGGCGATCTGCAATCTCGCCGGCATGATCGGCGACCCGCATGTGCGACACCTCGGTACTATTGGCGGTTCCATCGCCAACAACGACCCCGCAGCGGACTATCCGGCCGCGATGCTGGGGCTTGGCGCGACCATTGTCACGGATCGACGCGAAATCGCCGCAGACGACTTTTTCCGTGGACTTTTCGAGACCGCTCTCGAAAACAGCGAAGTCATCACCGCGGTGCGTTTTCGCGCGCCGGAGAAAGCTTGTTACACGAAATTCGCCAATCCGGCGTCCCGTTTCGCTATGACCGGTGTTTTCGTCTCCAAGGGAGAAGGCGGTGTCCGGGTCGCGGTCACGGGCGCCGGCTCGGATGGCGTCTTCCGGCACGAGGGCATGGAAGCAGCCTTGTCGGCCAACTGGGCGCCGGACTCCGTTGCCGGTGTGCCCGTCGATTCCAACGATCTCATGGCCGACATGCATTGTAGTGCCGAGTACCGGGCGAACTTGATCCGGGTCATGACGAAGCGTGCCGTCGCCGCATGTTGA